The following is a genomic window from Pseudomonas purpurea.
GGGGAGTTGTACTGTCTTTAGTAGGTGCCGCTAATGCACTTGCACTTGCACTTGCACTTGCACTTACACACGCACACAAAACAAGCGCAGCCGCGATGGGCGTCATCGGGAACATGAACTGAATACTCAAGTTTCGGAAACTTAAAAAGATCCGACAGGCCGCCGATAACGGCGACCTTTCGGTTTACACCATCAAGCAATTAACGCGGGTAAATCACGGTTTCATAACAGGTTCATAGACGACGGTAAAAACTCCGGCAAAATCCCCTGTTTGCGCGGCAGTCGGCGTGGAGGTTCTGATCGTCATTGTGCGCTGCACGCCGGCGACGGAGTCCGTTTCGTTGACGATTTCCTCAGATTTATCAGTCAACTCAACACTGCCCATGGAAACCGTCATCGGAATACCGCTAGTGCCGTTGTAGAGAGTCGCAGCAGCCTGACCACCCTCGATGAAAGCATTAATTGCACCTTTTGCATCGGTGTGCTTGAGGTTATGAACGGCACTCACCGGTTGAAAACCGGCACTGCTGTCGTTGCTATTGACCAAGCGAATTTCCAGGTCCTTACCGAAGTCAGGATTTTGCGGCGCAACGTTAAATGTAGCGGTCGGAATGAACGTACGTACGTTAATAGTTTGCGAGATCGGCTCAACAGCAAATGCCAGAGAAGAATTCAGTGCCAAAACCGCCAGCGGGGTTACGATTGCAAATTTCTTGAACATCATTCGATACCTGTCTTTTCAATAAGAATTGGGTCATTGAAAGTTACAACAAAGCGAAGATCAATCAGGCACCTTGATAGCACTTTGTCTCAACTTTCAACGCCGCAATAATCGGGTAATTCCTATAGAAAGTAAGTAGGCAAATTCCGAAGAGACTGTAGCTAGAGCGCCACAAGCCTGGTATGACAAAACCTGAAATATCAAAAAAAGCTGTTACCAACCGTAAGAGTCAGACTACAAACAGACGCAATAGAAAAACAATACAGAATATGGACCCACGTTGTGTCCGTAAGACCTGTACCACACAACTAGCAAACACAGGCCAATACCAAACCATTAGAGAGTTAACACTAATTTTCAAACACGCATCGGATTTAAAACCTGCAAATAATTGATACTGAAAACAGCCTGGCACTTGTCCGGGAACGGCATGCCCCTTCCGCCACTTTTTGCATCCGACCGTTGGTCCTCGGACCTTGCTTTTTTGCAAAGATATATCTTAAGTTGTATCTAAACACGACGAGAGAACGAAAATGAGAGACCATCATTCCCACCGCGAACACGTCGACAGCCGCGATGGCTTCGAAAAACGCCCTGGCCCCGGCCGTGAACGCGGCGGTCGCGGCCCCCGGGTATTCGCCCCCGGTGACCTGAAATTACTGCTGCTGGCGCTGATCGCCGAACAGCCGTGCCACGGCTACGACCTGATCCGCCAGATCGAAAGCATGTTCGACGGCGCCTACAGCCCCAGCCCCGGCGTGATCTACCCGACCCTGACGTTCCTGGAAGAAAGCGAAATGATTCTGGGCGACGCCGATGGCGGAAAAAAACGCTACAGCATCACCGACGCCGGACGTCTGTCTTTAACGGACCAGGCGATTGCCCTGGACGGCGTGCGCATGCGCATCGAAGTCAGCAAGCGTTCGTTGCGCGGCCACGACCGCCCCGCCGAAATTCACGAAGCGGTGCACAACCTGCGCCACGCCCTGCAAATGCATCACGGTCGCTGGAGCGCCGAAGAGATTCTTCGGGTACGCGACCTGCTCAACAACACCGCCAAAGCCATCGTCGATGGCCCCTCCCCACTCGCGGCACAGGAGAACGCCGAATGAATTCAGTGAACGTGCAAACCATCCACCGCGTCAGCCACGAAATCAAACGCCGGCGCCTGGAAGTACTGCGCGTGGTCGACCTGACCCCGCGCATGCGCCGCATCACCCTCGGCGGGCCAGCATTGGCCGGGTTTGTCAGCGTGGGCACCGACGACCATGTGAAGTTGTTGTTCCCACAGACCGCCGAAGAACAGGGCCGCGCTGGAAACCCTGGTGATCGGCGCGGGCAAGGACAACGGCCCGATGCCCGCCATGCGCGACTACACCCCGCGCCGCTACGACCTGAACACCCTGGAACTGGACATCGACTTCGTGCTGCACGGCGACGGCCCTGCCTCGACCTGGGCCGAACAGGCCAAACCCGGTCAACACCTGCACATCGCCGGGCCACGGGGTTCGATGGTGGTACCGGATGTCTTCGACAGCTACTTATTGATCGGCGACGAAACCGCCCTCCCGGCCATTGCCCGTCGTCTCGAAGGGCTGGCCGCCAACCGGCGCGCGCTGGTGGTGGTGGAAATCGAGAACGGCGCTGAACAGCAAATCCTCGAAAGTCAGGCAGAGGTCAAGATGATCTGGGTCTTGCGCGAAACGGGTCAGAACCACCTGCTGACGACCGTGCAACAGCTGTCAATGCCGAGCGGCGAGTTGTATGCATGGATCGCAACGGAATCCAGAGTCTCACGGCAGATCCGTCGCGTGCTGCTGGACGAGAAGGGTTTGAATCAGGATCAGGTGAAGGCCGTGGGCTACTGGAAGCTGGACGAAAGCGACGAAGAGTAATCATCCATCCCCGTGGCGAGGGAGCTTGCTCCCGCTCGGCGGCGCAGCCGTCGTAAAACGGCTGATGCTATCTTCCTGATGCAACCTGAGTGAATGGTTTTGGGGTCGCTTCGCAACCCAGCGGGAGCAAGCTCCCTCGCCACGAAAGCAATATGGGATAGCTACGACCGCCCTTTCCAGCGGTCCAGCGCGACGACCACTAAAGCAATCGCCACAAACCCCAGCAAAATGCCCCCAGCGTTGATGAACACCTGGGGGTAACCGAGTTTTTCAACGTTAATGAACGGGTATTGATACAACCCCAGCAAATGCCCGCGCAGCAACGCGTAGGCGAAATACACCAGTGGATAAATCACCCACACCGCGATATGCCGCAAACGCAATGTGCCCTTGGGCACACAGCACCACCAGTAGCCCAGAAACAGCAGCGGCATCACGTCGTGCAACAACTCATCGGCCAGAAACTGCCAACCCTGCGGGTGCCACAAATGCCGCAGCAACAGGTTGTACGCCAGGCCCACCACCGCGATGCTCACCGCAATCGCGCTGCTGACCCAAGGCGTCAGGAAAAAACCTCGGGCCTTTGACGTTCGGCCCGTCAGCGCATGGCTGAGCACCACCGCCACCAGGGTGTTGGTCAACACGGTAAAGAAACTGAAAAAGCTCACCAGCCCGCCGAGCAAACTCGCCCCGACGCTCCAGCGCCCGTAGAAAATCAGGTACAGCTGAATGCTCAACCCGACCCAGCCCAGCACCGCTGCCGCGGTAATGAAAGCGCGCATCCCCCGCGATCGGGCAACCGGCTCGGCGTGCATCGCGGCTCCTTACAGCGGACGTTTGGTGCGCATCAGCTTCACGTAGAGACGCTCGACCTTCTCCCGCGCCCACGGCGTTTTACGCAGGAACGTCAGGCTGGACTTGATGCTGGGGTCGCTCTTGAAGCAACGAATGTCGATCCGCTCGGCCAGCCCCGCCCACTCGTAGTGTTGAACCAACGCCGTGAGGATCTGTTCCAGCGTCACGCCGTGCAACGGGTTGGTGTTCTGTTCGGTCATGCCAGGCCTTTGAGCGAAGTAGGAAAAGGAAGCCGCGCACCTTAGCCGAGGGTGTCGTCCGGTGGAAGGACCTTACGCAATGGCGTTCGTCAGGTGCGAACTTAACTGTAGGAGAGTTCCAGACGATCCGTCGCCGTTCGTACCACCCAGGCTGCGCACAAAAAAAACCTGAAACCTATACATATGTACCGCACTTGGCCCTTTCGCCCCCTTCACGCTGGCGCCCTCTTGTTTCCTACAACAGATGGAGCCTTTTCGTGCACGGAATCCCTAGCCAATCCACTGCCTCAGTCATCCTCGACGAAATCCTGCAATACCGCCGACGCTTTTCAGCGGCCGACCAAGACCTTAGCGCAGAAAACCGACTTGTGCGGCACACCCAATTGCCGCGCATCGAAGCCTTCGTGGCCCAGAACCGGCCGATCGAGTTTGTGCTGCCGGCGTTCCCGGCCAAATCGCCGAACCCCAACAAGGTGCTGGGCGAAGTGCCGGACATGGCCGAAAAACTCTCGCTGACCTTCCTCAATGAGGTCTGCCGCACCATCCAGCAGCATTACGCCCCCGGCGCACGGCTGACGATCTGTTCCGACGGCCACGTATTTTCCGACCTGATCGGCGTTTCCGATGCCACCATCAACGTCTATCAGGACCAGATCAAGGCACTGATACGCGATGAAAACCTGCAACACCTGGCGGTGCTGAACCTGGGTGACATTCAGGAGTTCTCACCCCTGATCGGCAACTACGATGCCCTGCGCGACACGCTTATCAAGGGCTATGCCGACCCGCTGGACGCCATCCGCGATCAACTGATCAGCGACGAGGACGGCACCCGGTTGTACCGCGCCATTACCCGATTCCTGTTTGAAGACGGTTTGCTGCCGGACTACCAGGGTTCCAAGACCGCGCTGCAACGCGACGCCCGGCAACGCGCCTACGGGGTGATCCAGAGCAGTTGGGCCTGGGGCAATTTGCTGGCCCGGTGCTTTCCCGACGCGATTCGGCTGTCGATCCACCCGCAACCGGCGTCGAGCCTGAAGATGGGCATCCACATGCTGCCGACCAAGGACGACTGGTTGACGCCATGGCACGGCACCGCCGTGGAAATCGACGGCAGCTTCGTGCTGATGAAAAAGGCCGAAGCCCTGGAAATCAACGCCGAGCCGGTGTGGATCGATGGCGCTCACAGCCATTACCAGGTCACCACCCAGCCACGCGCCGAAGTGGCCTGACGGCCGCGTTCTCCCTGCCTATACGTCCGGTGAATCACCATGAACCCTCACACGCGTTTTCACGTCACACCTCATCAGCCTTTCGGCCTGCTCATCGGCCCGGCGTTCAGCGGCCAAACCGTCGAGCAACTGCCGGTCAGCGAACTGCGAGCGCTGGCCCGCGAGCATCATTTGCTGGTCCTGCGCGGCTTTGCGCCGACCTTCCGTGACTCACCGTCGCTGACCCGCTACGCCCGGCAGTGGGGCGAGATCAAGATGTGGCCGTTCGGCGCCGTGCTGGATGTGCGCGAACACCATGACGCCACCGACCACATTTTCGACCACAGTGGCGTGCCCTTGCATTGGGACGGCATGTACAAGCCGACCATTCCCGAATTCCAACTGTTCAACTGCCTGCACGCCCCCGCCGAAAACGAGGGCGGTTGCACCACGTTCCTCAATACCCGCGCCCTGCTCGCCGACGTTCCGCCCGCGATTCTGGAGCTGTGGAAAACCGTGCGCGTGACCTACCGCATCCAGAAAGTCGTGCACTACGGCGGCGAGGTCTGTTCGCCGCTGCTGGTGGCCGACCCGCGCGACGGGCAGTGGGTACTGCGCTACAACGAACCGGCAGAAAAGGACAAACGCTTCCTCAACCGCCACGCCCTGGAGTACCACGGCCTTGCGCCCGAACAGGTTGAAGCCTTCGAACAGGACCTGCATCGACGCCTGCACGACCCGCGTTTCTTCTACGCTCACACCTGGCAGCCGAACGACGTGGTGATCGCCGACAACTTCTCCCTGCTGCATGGCCGCGAAGCCTTCACAGCCCGGTCTGCCCGGCACTTGCAGCGCGTGCACATCCACGGCTCGCCCGTGTGCCACAACACTGCGCTGGCCCATGCCGGCGACGGTCTGCCCATTGCAACTCAAGGATAAGGACTTCCCATGGCACGTATTCTGATCGCCTCCA
Proteins encoded in this region:
- a CDS encoding adhesin, giving the protein MFKKFAIVTPLAVLALNSSLAFAVEPISQTINVRTFIPTATFNVAPQNPDFGKDLEIRLVNSNDSSAGFQPVSAVHNLKHTDAKGAINAFIEGGQAAATLYNGTSGIPMTVSMGSVELTDKSEEIVNETDSVAGVQRTMTIRTSTPTAAQTGDFAGVFTVVYEPVMKP
- a CDS encoding PadR family transcriptional regulator, which produces MRDHHSHREHVDSRDGFEKRPGPGRERGGRGPRVFAPGDLKLLLLALIAEQPCHGYDLIRQIESMFDGAYSPSPGVIYPTLTFLEESEMILGDADGGKKRYSITDAGRLSLTDQAIALDGVRMRIEVSKRSLRGHDRPAEIHEAVHNLRHALQMHHGRWSAEEILRVRDLLNNTAKAIVDGPSPLAAQENAE
- a CDS encoding Pr6Pr family membrane protein; translated protein: MRAFITAAAVLGWVGLSIQLYLIFYGRWSVGASLLGGLVSFFSFFTVLTNTLVAVVLSHALTGRTSKARGFFLTPWVSSAIAVSIAVVGLAYNLLLRHLWHPQGWQFLADELLHDVMPLLFLGYWWCCVPKGTLRLRHIAVWVIYPLVYFAYALLRGHLLGLYQYPFINVEKLGYPQVFINAGGILLGFVAIALVVVALDRWKGRS
- a CDS encoding VF530 family protein, which produces MTEQNTNPLHGVTLEQILTALVQHYEWAGLAERIDIRCFKSDPSIKSSLTFLRKTPWAREKVERLYVKLMRTKRPL
- a CDS encoding isocyanide synthase family protein, with translation MHGIPSQSTASVILDEILQYRRRFSAADQDLSAENRLVRHTQLPRIEAFVAQNRPIEFVLPAFPAKSPNPNKVLGEVPDMAEKLSLTFLNEVCRTIQQHYAPGARLTICSDGHVFSDLIGVSDATINVYQDQIKALIRDENLQHLAVLNLGDIQEFSPLIGNYDALRDTLIKGYADPLDAIRDQLISDEDGTRLYRAITRFLFEDGLLPDYQGSKTALQRDARQRAYGVIQSSWAWGNLLARCFPDAIRLSIHPQPASSLKMGIHMLPTKDDWLTPWHGTAVEIDGSFVLMKKAEALEINAEPVWIDGAHSHYQVTTQPRAEVA
- a CDS encoding TauD/TfdA family dioxygenase: MNPHTRFHVTPHQPFGLLIGPAFSGQTVEQLPVSELRALAREHHLLVLRGFAPTFRDSPSLTRYARQWGEIKMWPFGAVLDVREHHDATDHIFDHSGVPLHWDGMYKPTIPEFQLFNCLHAPAENEGGCTTFLNTRALLADVPPAILELWKTVRVTYRIQKVVHYGGEVCSPLLVADPRDGQWVLRYNEPAEKDKRFLNRHALEYHGLAPEQVEAFEQDLHRRLHDPRFFYAHTWQPNDVVIADNFSLLHGREAFTARSARHLQRVHIHGSPVCHNTALAHAGDGLPIATQG